A region from the Lolium perenne isolate Kyuss_39 chromosome 4, Kyuss_2.0, whole genome shotgun sequence genome encodes:
- the LOC127294769 gene encoding putative receptor protein kinase ZmPK1 codes for MTAATAHTLLLVLTVLALPRVGRAGPQRDRDSLPRGSSIAVEDHASDVLVSPNGAFACGFHAVSPTVFTFSVWFARSAVADRAVVWSAAAGPTARRVVHSQGSRLALDARRGALVLTDYDGEVVWNSTAADGAARARLRDSGSLAVEDARGAVLWQSFDHPTDTLLPAQSVGANGLVSSGRLLAPGHYGFRFSDYAMLSLVYDGGGGQVSSIYWPNPYFSYWQNSRKIYNFSRQAGFDSSGHFLASDNATFDAADLGAAGVTRRLTLDTDGNLRMYSLDARGRTWSVSWMAFPNPCIIHGVCGANAVCLYTPSPSCVCAPGHDRADRSDWSRGCRPTFGSSTAVARDQVKFVELPHTDFWGFDLNNSDFLSLDACQAQCVGEPSCVVFQYKQGKGECYPKSLMFNGRTFPGLPGSAYIKVPADFDVPAVNVHQWQTDGISGLATQEGIARCQGGAGLPPEFLLNVSSTARASSSQRKSLWFYFYGFLSAFLVIEVFVIAFGCWLFSNKGILSRPSELLAVEEGYRMITSHFRAYSYSELQRATRKFRTEIGHGGSGIVYKGVLDDERMVAVKVLQDVSQSEEVFQAELSAIGRIYHMNLVRMWGFCSEGVHRILVYEYVDNGSLANMLFQSSGNSDKLLGWKQRFNIALGVAKGLAYLHNECLEWIIHCDMKPENILLDNEMEPKITDFGLAKLLNRDGSDSGLSRIRGTRGYMAPEWVSSLPITEKVDVYSYGVVLLELMKGRRVSDWVVDGAQGLETDVRAVVKMIIDRSKLDDVGWVLDLVDERLDGQFNHVQAKMIAQLAISCLEEDRNKRPGMKNVVQMLISADDESRGHQYPDI; via the coding sequence ATGACCGCAGCTACCGCCCATACTCTGCTTCTTGTACTCACCGTCCTCGCGCTCCCGCGCGTCGGGCGGGCGGGGCCGCAGCGCGACCGCGACAGCCTGCCGCGTGGTTCCTCGATCGCCGTCGAGGACCACGCCTCCGACGTCCTCGTCTCCCCGAACGGCGCGTTCGCCTGTGGCTTCCACGCCGTCTCCCCCACCGTCTTCACCTTCTCCGTCTGGTTCGCGCGCTCCGCCGTGGCCGACCGCGCCGTCGTCTggtccgccgccgccggccccacCGCGCGCCGGGTCGTGCACAGCCAGGGCTCCCGCCTCGCGCTCGACGCCCGCCGCGGCGCGCTCGTCCTCACCGACTACGACGGCGAGGTCGTCTGGAACTCCACCGCCGCCGACGGCGCCGCGCGGGCGAGGCTCCGGGACAGCGGCAGCCTCGCCGTCGAGGACGCCCGGGGGGCCGTCCTGTGGCAGAGCTTCGACCACCCCACCGACACCCTGCTCCCCGCCCAGAGCGTCGGCGCCAACGGCCTCGTCTCCTCCGGCAGGCTCCTCGCGCCGGGCCACTACGGCTTCCGCTTCAGCGACTACGCCATGCTCTCGCTCGtgtacgacggcggcggcggccaggtgTCCAGCATCTACTGGCCCAACCCATACTTCAGCTACTGGCAGAACAGCCGCAAGATCTACAATTTCAGCCGCCAGGCCGGCTTCGATTCCTCGGGCCATTTCCTCGCCAGCGACAACGCCACCTTCGACGCCGCCGATCTCGGCGCCGCCGGAGTCACCAGGAGGCTCACGCTCGACACCGACGGCAACCTCCGGATGTACAGCCTGGACGCCCGCGGGAGGACGTGGTCCGTGTCCTGGATGGCATTCCCTAACCCCTGCATCATCCACGGCGTGTGCGGCGCCAACGCGGTGTGCCTCTACACGCCCTCGCCGTCCTGCGTCTGCGCCCCAGGCCACGACCGCGCCGACCGGAGCGACTGGAGCAGAGGGTGCCGCCCGACGTTCGGAAGCTCCACCGCCGTAGCCCGTGACCAGGTCAAGTTCGTGGAGCTTCCGCACACCGACTTCTGGGGCTTCGACCTCAACAACAGCGACTTCCTGTCGCTGGACGCCTGCCAGGCGCAGTGCGTCGGCGAGCCGTCCTGCGTCGTGTTCCAGTACAAGCAGGGCAAAGGGGAGTGCTACCCCAAGAGCCTCATGTTCAACGGCAGGACCTTCCCCGGCCTGCCCGGCTCGGCGTACATCAAGGTGCCCGCCGATTTCGATGTGCCGGCGGTGAACGTCCATCAGTGGCAGACCGATGGCATCAGCGGCCTTGCCACCCAGGAGGGCATCGCCCGATGCCAAGGCGGCGCAGGTTTACCACCGGAGTTTTTGCTCAACGTTTCCAGTACAGCGAGGGCGAGCAGCAGCCAGCGCAAGTcgctatggttctacttctacggATTCCTGTCTGCATTCTTGGTGATCGAGGTGTTTGTGATAGCCTTTGGGTGCTGGCTCTTCTCCAATAAAGGAATACTGTCCAGGCCGTCAGAGCTGTTGGCTGTGGAGGAAGGATACAGGATGATCACCAGCCATTTCCGGGCATACAGCTACTCTGAGCTCCAGAGGGCGACCAGGAAGTTCCGCACCGAGATCGGCCACGGGGGTTCTGGTATCGTTTACAAGGGGGTCCTGGACGATGAGAGGATGGTGGCCGTCAAAGTGCTGCAGGACGTGAGCCAGAGTGAGGAAGTGTTCCAGGCCGAGCTGAGCGCGATCGGCAGGATTTACCATATGAATTTGGTGAGGATGTGGGGATTCTGCTCAGAAGGCGTGCACCGGATCCTAGTCTACGAGTATGTCGACAATGGATCGCTAGCGAACATGCTGTTCCAAAGTTCTGGAAATTCTGACAAGCTCCTAGGATGGAAGCAGAGGTTTAACATTGCCCTCGGCGTGGCGAAAGGATTGGCCTATCTTCATAACGAGTGCCTAGAGTGGATCATCCATTGCGACATGAAGCCGGAGAACATACTGCTAGACAATGAAATGGAGCCCAAGATCACCGACTTCGGGCTGGCGAAGCTGCTCAACAGAGACGGGTCTGACTCGGGCTTGTCGCGGATCCGAGGAACAAGGGGGTACATGGCGCCCGAGTGGGTCTCCAGCCTCCCGATCACCGAGAAGGTCGACGTGTACAGCTATGGTGTGGTGCTCCTGGAACTGATGAAAGGGAGGAGGGTTTCAGATTGGGTGGTGGATGGGGCACAGGGGCTGGAAACTGATGTGAGAGCCGTGGTTAAGATGATCATCGACAGATCAAAGCTTGATGATGTAGGGTGGGTTCTGGACCTGGTGGATGAACGGCTGGATGGCCAATTTAATCATGTGCAAGCTAAGATGATTGCCCAATTGGCTATCTCGTGTCTAGAGGAAGATAGAAACAAAAGGCCTGGTATGAAGAATGTAGTGCAGATGCTCATCTCTGCAGATGATGAGTCCAGAGGTCATCAGTATCCAGATATATGA
- the LOC127294768 gene encoding putative receptor protein kinase ZmPK1 has translation MGLTKNHGEHLELHCLPSHAHRAPAAEIISATMATPFFSILLLSLLALPTMDAGEAAPRGDVLALKSSLAVEEYETSILRSQDGTFSCGLHSIYTGAFTFSIWYSDSLNKTVVWSANRGRPVSSRRSAVTLRKDGVMVLTDYDAVVVWQTEDSLPNVQYAQLLDTGNLVLKNTSGAILWQSFDSPTDTFLPAQRITATAKIVSSTQLHVPGHYTFRFSDQSILSLMYDDTTVSDLYWPDPDYQYYENNRNLYNSTRMGSLDDSGEIFASDFARHRPLAASDKGYGIKRRLTLDFDGNLRLYSLSNGSDSNREWTVSWLAVPQPCMIHGLCGPYGICHYSPAPTCSCPPGYAMRNPGNWTRGCKPIVDTTGCREGEHKFLRLPNTDFWGSDQQRINRVSWQDCRKVCLSDCTCKGFQYQEGNGTCYPKNFLFNGRTFPTPTVRTMYIKLPASFNVTNTLIPQSNVLTKERHHLQCDHVSKKTIEPVPDVVREDSRVEPKWFYFYGFIAAFFVIEVFFFTFAWFFVLRREFRSSQQLAAEEGYRVMTSHFRMYSYRELANATEKFKHELGWGGSGISYKGTLDDAREVVVKRLDNVTRNKAEFQDELHVIARINHMNLTRIWGFCSERSHRMLVLEYVENGSLANILFSSKMLLEWNKRFNIALGVAKGLAYLHHECLEWVIHCNLKPENILLDQDLEPKITDFGFAKLLSRSGSNQNVSRARGTLGYIAPEWVTGLPITAKVDVYSYGVVLLELVTGTRILDFVVGLEEDVHVVLKKFVKMLSYRLDGEEPLWLAEFVDFRLVDNFSYVQVKELIKIAVSCLKEDRKKRPTMESIVESLLSVEEAEN, from the coding sequence ATGGGTTTGACTAAAAACCACGGGGAGCATCTGGAACTTCATTGCCTGCCTAGTCATGCTCATCGTGCCCCTGCAGCTGAGATAATCTCTGCAACCATGGCTACTCCTTTCTTCTCTATTTTGCTCTTATCTTTGCTTGCTCTACCAACCATGGATGCTGGTGAGGCCGCACCTCGGGGTGACGTCCTAGCACTGAAATCCTCCCTCGCCGTCGAGGAGTATGAGACCAGCATCCTGCGATCACAGGACGGTACGTTCTCTTGCGGCTTGCACAGCATATACACTGGTGCCTTCACCTTCTCCATATGGTACTCTGACTCACTCAACAAAACTGTCGTCTGGAGTGCAAATCGTGGCCGCCCTGTGAGCTCCAGGAGATCAGCTGTCACCCTGCGCAAGGATGGTGTCATGGTCCTCACCGACTACGACGCTGTGGTTGTGTGGCAAACTGAGGACAGCCTCCCAAATGTCCAGTACGCTCAGCTTCTTGACACTGGAAACCTCGTCCTGAAGAACACGAGCGGCGCCATTCTTTGGCAGAGCTTCGATTCACCGACGGACACCTTCCTCCCCGCCCAGCGGATTACTGCCACGGCAAAGATAGTCTCCTCCACCCAGCTGCATGTTCCTGGTCACTACACTTTCCGTTTTAGTGACCAGTCCATCTTGTCTCTGATGTATGATGACACTACTGTTTCTGATTTATACTGGCCCGATCCTGATTATCAGTACTACGAGAATAACAGGAACCTCTATAATAGTACTAGGATGGGGAGCCTTGATGATTCTGGGGAAATTTTCGCTAGTGATTTCGCTCGGCACCGGCCTCTTGCTGCTTCTGATAAAGGTTATGGGATTAAGAGAAGACTTACCCTGGATTTTGATGGTAATCTGAGGTTGTACAGCTTGAGCAATGGATCAGATTCAAATAGGGAGTGGACAGTTTCATGGCTGGCTGTGCCTCAACCGTGCATGATTCATGGCCTCTGTGGTCCATATGGGATCTGCCACTACTCCCCTGCACCAACATGTTCTTGTCCACCTGGTTATGCAATGAGGAATCCTGGTAACTGGACACGGGGTTGCAAGCCTATAGTAGATACCACCGGATGCCGGGAAGGTGAACACAAATTCTTGAGGCTTCCAAACACTGATTTTTGGGGATCTGATCAGCAGCGAATCAACCGAGTATCTTGGCAGGATTGTAGGAAGGTATGCTTGAGTGATTGTACCTGCAAGGGTTTTCAATACCAAGAAGGAAATGGTACATGCTATCCAAAGAATTTTCTATTCAATGGAAGGACTTTCCCAACACCCACTGTGCGCACAATGTACATCAAACTCCCGGCAAGTTTCAATGTTACAAATACCCTTATTCCACAGTCCAATGTGCTCACCAAGGAAAGACATCATCTTCAATGTGATCACGTGAGCAAAAAAACCATAGAGCCAGTGCCAGACGTCGTGCGTGAAGATTCCAGGGTTGAACCAAAATGGTTCTACTTCTATGGGTTCATTGCTGCATTTTTTGTCATTGAGGTTTTCTTCTTCACATTTGCATGGTTCTTCGTTCTAAGGAGGGAGTTCAGGTCGTCGCAACAATTGGCAGCCGAGGAAGGCTACAGGGTGATGACTAGTCATTTCCGGATGTACAGTTACAGAGAGCTGGCCAATGCAACTGAAAAGTTCAAACATGAGCTTGGATGGGGAGGTTCAGGCATTTCTTACAAGGGAACCTTGGACGATGCACGAGAGGTGGTCGTAAAAAGGCTGGACAATGTAACACGAAACAAGGCAGAGTTCCAGGATGAGTTACATGTTATTGCAAGGATTAACCATATGAATCTGACAAGAATATGGGGGTTTTGCTCAGAGAGATCCCATAGGATGTTGGTCTTGGAGTATGTTGAAAACGGTTCATTAGCTAACATACTGTTCAGCAGCAAAATGTTGCTGGAGTGGAATAAGAGGTTTAACATAGCATTAGGTGTTGCAAAGGGGCTGGCATATCTTCACCATGAGTGTCTAGAGTGGGTCATCCACTGCAACCTGAAGCCGGAGAATATTTTGCTAGATCAGGATCTAGAACCTAAGATCACCGACTTTGGGTTCGCAAAGCTGCTCAGCAGATCAGGGTCGAATCAGAATGTGTCGCGGGCACGGGGAACCTTAGGTTACATTGCTCCAGAGTGGGTCACTGGTTTACCGATAACAGCAAAGGTTGATGTGTACAGCTACGGAGTCGTCCTCCTTGAACTAGTAACAGGAACAAGAATTCTCGACTTTGTTGTGGGTTTGGAGGAGGATGTCCATGTGGTGCTCAAGAAGTTTGTTAAGATGCTTTCATACAGGCTGGACGGGGAGGAACCATTGTGGTTAGCAGAGTTTGTAGATTTCAGACTGGTTGACAACTTCAGCTACGTTCAAGTGAAAGAACTGATAAAGATAGCCGTTTCATGCCTGAAGGAGGATAGGAAGAAAAGGCCAACAATGGAATCAATAGTGGAGAGCCTCCTTTCAGTTGAAGAAGCTGAAAATTAG
- the LOC127294770 gene encoding protein ROOT PRIMORDIUM DEFECTIVE 1, whose amino-acid sequence MAFKVLGRINLHALSLRLHMLDEVFCCGPFNCSMQRRWKKPVDSARTRLEGRTRDHRLDKLMIQLRNLRQALDLHEVISQQRNGYASLQLLLRWRREIGLNIEIGAFLKKYPHIFEIYVHPVKRNHCCRVTPKMADLVAEEDAVVRENEPAIVQRLKKLLMMSTNGTLNMHAIWLIRKELGLPDDYRSSILPNHQSQFSLEIPDTLTLISRDENLAVANVEKWREKEYTEKWLAEYETKYAFPINFPTGFKIEKGFREKLKNWQRLPYTKPYEENGLHPISNAERLEKRIVGIIHELLSSTVEKMIPLERLAHFRRPFSMEVNMRELLLKHPGIFYISTKGSTQTVLLRESYSKGCLVEPNPVYSVRRKMLDLILSGCRNIGETEKVTWLVEEDNQGSSHGLHNHTWPVDSMNSMLQFESDSCGEESK is encoded by the exons ATGGCATTTAAGGTGTTAGGCCGAATAAATCTGCATGCACTTTCCCTCCGCCTGCACATGCTGGATGAGGTGTTCTGTTGCGGCCCCTTCAACTGTAGCATGCAGAGGAGGTGGAAGAAGCCAGTGGATTCGGCGCGGACTCGTCTGGAGGGCAGAACGAGAGACCATAGGCTGGACAAGCTGATGATTCAGCTCAGGAACTTGAGGCAGGCTTTGGATTTGCACGAGGTGATATCTCAGCAGAGGAACGGCTACGCATCTCTCCAGCTCCTTTTGAGGTGGAGGCGTGAGATTGGGTTGAACATTGAGAtcggtgctttcctcaagaaatACCCCCATATTTTCGAGATTTATGTGCACCCCGTCAAAAGGAACCATTGTTGTAGGGTCACCCCAAAGATGGCTGATTTGGTCGCAGAAGAAGATGCTGTCGTCAGGGAGAACGAGCCCGCCATAGTTCAGCGGCTGAAGAAACTTCTCATGATGTCTACGAATGGAACTCTGAATATGCATGCGATCTGGCTCATCAGGAAGGAGCTCGGTCTGCCCGATGACTACAGGTCTTCTATACTGCCAAACCATCAGTCTCAGTTTTCTCTTGAAATCCCTGATACTTTGACATTGATCTCTAGGGACGAGAATCTAGCTGTAGCTAATGTCGAAAAATGGAGGGAGAAGGAGTATACAGAGAAATGGCTAGCAGAATATGAGACAAAATATGCTTTTCCAATTAACTTCCCTACTGGATTTAAGATTGAGAAAGGATTTAGGGAAAAGCTTAAGAATTGGCAGAGGCTTCCTTATACCAAACCTTACGAGGAAAACGGTTTGCATCCAATCAGCAATGCTGAGCGGCTTGAGAAACGCATTGTTGGTATTATTCATGAGCTTTTAAGCTCGACAGTAGAAAAGATGATTCCACTTGAGAGGCTGGCACACTTCAGGAGACCTTTCTCTATGGAGGTAAACATGCGGGAACTTCTTCTTAAGCACCCTGGCATTTTCTACATTTCGACCAAAGGAAGCACACAAACAGTGCTTCTTAGGGAGAGTTACAGTAAAGGATGTCTGGTTGAGCCTAACCCTGTTTATAGTGTCCGAAGGAAAATGCTAGATCTCATATTGTCTGGATGTCGTAACATTGGTGAAACTGAAAAGGTAACTTGGCTCGTTGAGGAGGACAATCAAGGAAGCAGTCATGGGCTACATAATCACACATGGCCGGTGGATAGCATGAATTCCATGTTGCAGTTTGAAAGTGACTCCTGTGGAGAAGAG AGCAAGTAA